The following coding sequences are from one Ramlibacter henchirensis window:
- a CDS encoding PilN domain-containing protein — protein MSLSWRDPVRVFVSGDEVRIRLGGRSSAADAQPCALGVPAAEGCVTALRSLLARNDVGRARVEVVLSNQLVRYALVPDADLLRDAAERQAAAMHSLAHLYGEAAAGWRVAHDMADGFLSMVAAGVDAALLAGLESVLKEAGARSVKVRPALELAINAASLPRAFHGWLAVLEPGRILVASVVRGSLVAMRSHRIRSDAMAELQVLLNQSRLLDGMEDAGDVIVCAEPAGLPEMREESGWRMVPLDFTATSKAPSWRANSVRIDFGTHRRELRPAELVILAAGVAALSFAFVQYGNAVNERASLQRSLAEADRFTKRQGPALETRGLDKASTAEVQRANAVVARLSVPWDSLFMDIESAAGEGIALTGFEPEAGLRRLRIQGEARRFEDLTRYLGRLENAPSLQNVFLTGHEARDRGLTFTLTADWIRSDEAARP, from the coding sequence GTGTCACTTTCGTGGCGTGATCCGGTCCGCGTCTTCGTCTCCGGGGACGAAGTTCGCATCAGGCTTGGCGGCCGCAGCAGCGCGGCGGATGCGCAGCCTTGTGCGCTGGGCGTTCCCGCGGCGGAGGGCTGCGTCACCGCATTGCGCTCGCTGCTCGCGCGCAACGACGTGGGCCGCGCGCGAGTCGAGGTGGTGCTGTCCAACCAGCTGGTGCGCTACGCGCTGGTCCCCGACGCCGACCTGCTGCGCGATGCCGCCGAGCGACAGGCGGCCGCGATGCATTCCCTGGCCCACCTGTACGGCGAGGCCGCCGCGGGCTGGCGCGTGGCCCACGACATGGCGGACGGGTTCCTGTCCATGGTGGCGGCCGGCGTCGATGCCGCGCTGCTCGCAGGGCTCGAGTCCGTGCTGAAGGAAGCAGGCGCCCGCTCGGTGAAGGTCCGGCCTGCGCTCGAGCTCGCCATCAATGCTGCTTCGCTGCCCCGCGCGTTCCATGGCTGGCTCGCTGTGCTCGAGCCCGGGCGCATCCTCGTCGCGTCAGTCGTGCGCGGATCGCTGGTGGCGATGCGCTCCCATCGCATCCGTTCCGATGCGATGGCGGAACTCCAGGTCCTGCTGAACCAGAGCCGCCTGCTCGACGGAATGGAAGACGCAGGCGACGTGATCGTGTGCGCGGAGCCGGCGGGCCTTCCTGAAATGCGCGAAGAGAGCGGCTGGCGCATGGTTCCGCTGGATTTCACGGCCACGTCCAAGGCACCGTCCTGGCGCGCGAATAGCGTCCGCATCGATTTCGGCACGCACAGGCGCGAACTGCGGCCGGCCGAACTCGTCATCCTCGCGGCAGGTGTCGCCGCCCTGTCGTTCGCCTTCGTGCAGTACGGAAATGCGGTGAACGAACGCGCCTCGCTGCAACGCTCATTGGCCGAAGCGGATCGGTTTACGAAACGCCAGGGGCCGGCACTGGAAACGCGCGGGCTGGACAAGGCTTCCACTGCGGAGGTGCAGCGCGCCAACGCCGTCGTGGCGCGGCTTTCCGTGCCTTGGGATTCGCTGTTCATGGACATCGAGTCCGCGGCAGGGGAGGGCATCGCGCTCACCGGCTTCGAGCCCGAAGCCGGGCTGCGGCGCCTGCGCATCCAGGGCGAGGCGCGGCGCTTCGAGGACCTCACGCGCTACCTGGGTCGGCTGGAGAACGCGCCATCCCTGCAGAACGTCTTTCTCACCGGTCACGAGGCGCGCGACCGCGGCCTGACCTTCACCTTGACCGCCGATTGGATCCGGAGCGATGAAGCAGCACGCCCGTGA
- the pilO gene encoding type 4a pilus biogenesis protein PilO, producing MKQHARELRRLVRRLGWFAAAGLAMLLAAVLLHFGGARPVLSEVEASRLKLATLREQLGAGGHRFGEPIAKSVPEQLRAFREFLPRSESLPRWLDALHASARGTGVAIRSGEYRLERQEGGLLRYHVTLPVTGNYTQLRQFVNAVLQDVPAASLDDVQLRREAGAADRLEARLRFSIHFAGQ from the coding sequence ATGAAGCAGCACGCCCGTGAGTTGCGCCGCCTCGTGCGCCGCCTCGGCTGGTTTGCCGCGGCCGGCCTCGCCATGCTGCTCGCCGCGGTCCTCCTGCATTTCGGCGGCGCGCGACCCGTGCTTTCGGAGGTCGAGGCTTCGCGCCTGAAGCTCGCCACGTTGCGCGAGCAACTCGGTGCCGGAGGCCACCGCTTCGGCGAGCCGATTGCCAAGAGCGTGCCCGAGCAGCTAAGGGCGTTCCGCGAGTTCCTTCCGCGCAGCGAGTCGCTTCCGCGCTGGCTCGATGCGCTGCATGCCTCGGCGCGGGGCACGGGTGTCGCGATCCGTTCGGGCGAGTACCGCCTGGAGCGGCAGGAAGGCGGCCTCCTGCGCTATCACGTGACGCTGCCGGTAACCGGCAACTACACGCAGCTGCGGCAGTTCGTGAACGCCGTGCTCCAAGACGTGCCGGCCGCGTCGCTCGACGACGTGCAGCTGCGGCGCGAGGCCGGCGCGGCGGATCGCCTCGAGGCGCGCCTGCGGTTCTCCATCCATTTCGCGGGGCAGTGA
- the gspG gene encoding type II secretion system major pseudopilin GspG, with product MRRRGFTLLELLVVMVIIGLLAAYVAPRYFSQVGRSEVRSAQAQIAALRSALDAYRLDVGSYPTTEQGLAALTTRPSNSARWNGPYLQRSAPPDPWGRPYQYRSPGEHGDFDLLSLGKDGQPGGSAEAADITSWQ from the coding sequence ATGCGCCGCCGGGGCTTCACGCTGCTGGAGCTGCTGGTCGTGATGGTGATCATCGGCCTGCTGGCCGCGTACGTGGCGCCGCGCTACTTCTCTCAGGTGGGCCGGTCCGAGGTGCGCAGCGCGCAGGCGCAGATCGCCGCGCTGCGCAGCGCGCTCGACGCCTACCGGCTCGACGTCGGCAGCTATCCGACCACGGAGCAGGGCCTCGCGGCACTGACCACGCGGCCGTCGAACTCGGCGCGCTGGAACGGGCCTTACCTGCAGCGGTCGGCGCCGCCGGACCCGTGGGGCCGTCCCTACCAGTACCGCTCGCCCGGCGAGCACGGCGACTTCGACCTGCTCTCGCTGGGCAAGGACGGCCAGCCCGGGGGCTCGGCGGAGGCCGCCGACATCACCAGCTGGCAGTAG
- a CDS encoding type II secretion system F family protein yields MRFQVRALKPAEGVVTLMVEAADGAAALEQARAQGLSALSARPLRNFGERLAARQKPFPLLQFTQELVALLRAGLSLPETLETMVEKESRMDVRATLQLVLDRLFEGRSFSQALEASPAIFSPLYVATVRASERTGDLPEALARFIEYQEKLDTLRKKIVSASIYPAVLLGVGLLVTLFLLGYVVPRFSSIYAESGRDLPLLSRLLLDWGQFVSGHGEIVLGLFVAVFALALALRRRAAAGLLALAQRSNVLRGKLLVFHLARFYRSLGMLLRGGVPLVPALGMVSGLLSPDLREKLLLATARVREGVSLSEAMTSAGLTTAVAARMLRVGENTGDMAAMMERAAVFHEEELSRWVDWFTKLFEPLLMAFIGVVIGGIVILMYLPIFELAGSLQ; encoded by the coding sequence GTGCGCTTCCAGGTTCGTGCACTCAAGCCCGCCGAAGGCGTGGTGACGCTGATGGTGGAGGCCGCCGATGGCGCGGCTGCCCTCGAGCAGGCCCGCGCCCAGGGACTCTCCGCTTTGTCGGCCCGGCCGCTGCGCAACTTCGGCGAGCGGCTGGCCGCGCGCCAGAAACCGTTCCCGCTGCTGCAGTTCACGCAGGAACTGGTGGCGCTGCTGCGCGCCGGGCTCTCGCTGCCCGAGACGCTGGAGACGATGGTCGAGAAGGAGAGCCGCATGGATGTGCGCGCCACGCTGCAGCTCGTTCTCGACCGGTTGTTCGAGGGGCGCTCGTTCTCGCAGGCGCTGGAAGCCAGTCCGGCCATCTTCTCGCCGCTGTACGTGGCCACGGTGCGAGCGTCGGAGCGGACCGGCGACCTTCCCGAGGCGCTCGCCCGGTTCATCGAATACCAGGAAAAGCTCGACACGCTGCGCAAGAAGATCGTCTCGGCCTCCATCTATCCGGCCGTGCTGCTGGGCGTCGGCTTGCTGGTCACGCTGTTCCTGCTCGGCTACGTGGTCCCGCGCTTTTCCTCCATCTACGCGGAGTCCGGACGCGACCTGCCGCTGCTGTCGCGGCTGCTGCTCGACTGGGGCCAGTTCGTCAGCGGCCATGGCGAAATCGTGCTCGGCCTGTTCGTCGCGGTGTTCGCGCTCGCGTTGGCACTGCGCCGCCGTGCGGCCGCCGGCCTGCTGGCGCTCGCGCAGCGTTCGAACGTCCTGCGCGGCAAGCTGCTGGTCTTCCACCTGGCGCGCTTCTACCGGTCGCTGGGCATGCTGCTGCGCGGCGGCGTGCCGCTCGTGCCGGCGCTCGGGATGGTGAGCGGGCTGCTCTCGCCAGACCTGCGCGAGAAGCTCCTGCTGGCCACCGCCCGCGTGCGTGAAGGCGTGAGCCTGTCGGAAGCGATGACCTCGGCGGGCCTCACCACGGCCGTGGCCGCGCGGATGCTGCGCGTCGGCGAGAACACGGGCGACATGGCGGCCATGATGGAACGCGCTGCCGTCTTCCACGAGGAGGAGCTCTCGCGCTGGGTGGACTGGTTCACCAAGCTGTTCGAGCCGCTGCTGATGGCCTTCATCGGCGTGGTCATCGGCGGCATCGTGATCCTGATGTACCTGCCGATCTTCGAGCTGGCCGGGAGCCTGCAGTGA
- a CDS encoding GspE/PulE family protein: protein MAPSRGLSVVATLEEIAQGAPAAFVARLGASLQYPVAGIHDLHRWHPAFDVLPFTEALKAQVLPMWDAGSLRLVLGDPFSFGRIAWAEERIGAPFTWTLAHHGDVAAYLARHEEGLSAMASLVPDAPSRGSQDIDVEDLSFQSITQDTSQVVRLVRSTLYDALKAHASDIHLETTPAGLSIRYRLDGVLVSIGQAHGQEVAEQAISRLKVMAELDISERRVPQDGRFTVSVQGREIDFRVSIMPSIFGEDAVLRILDKQRLADAVRGLTLDSLGFEERDRVLIRRFASEPYGMLLVTGPTGSGKTTTLYAALSETSTGHDKVITIEDPVEYQLPGVLQIPVNERKGLTFARGLRSILRHDPDRVMVGEIRDPETAQIAVQAALTGHLVFTTVHANNVFDVLGRFTHMEVDPYSFAAALTGIVAQRLVRLNCPHCSEPVTPTEEQLQSSLLTGDTSGFRFMAGSGCGQCRSTGHLGRTAIAEIMVMNDELREMIVAREPIRALKEVARRGGTRFLREAALELVRTGRTSLEEINRVTFVA from the coding sequence ATGGCGCCCAGCCGCGGGCTGAGCGTGGTGGCCACGCTCGAAGAGATAGCGCAGGGCGCGCCAGCCGCGTTCGTCGCGCGGCTCGGGGCCTCGCTGCAGTACCCGGTGGCGGGCATCCATGACCTGCACCGCTGGCACCCCGCGTTCGACGTGCTGCCCTTCACCGAGGCGCTCAAGGCGCAGGTGCTGCCCATGTGGGACGCGGGGTCGCTGCGGCTGGTGCTGGGCGATCCGTTCTCCTTCGGGCGCATCGCATGGGCCGAGGAGCGGATCGGCGCGCCGTTCACCTGGACGCTCGCCCACCACGGCGACGTGGCCGCGTACCTGGCCCGCCACGAGGAGGGCCTGTCCGCGATGGCGAGCCTCGTCCCCGACGCTCCTTCGCGCGGCTCGCAGGACATCGATGTCGAGGACCTCTCGTTCCAGAGCATTACGCAGGACACGAGCCAGGTGGTGCGGCTGGTGCGCTCCACGCTCTACGACGCGCTCAAGGCGCATGCGTCGGACATCCACCTGGAGACAACGCCGGCGGGGCTCTCGATCCGCTATCGGCTCGACGGCGTGCTGGTGTCGATCGGCCAGGCCCACGGGCAGGAGGTGGCGGAGCAGGCCATCTCGCGGCTGAAGGTGATGGCCGAGCTGGACATCTCCGAGCGGCGCGTGCCGCAGGACGGCCGCTTCACGGTGTCCGTGCAGGGCCGCGAGATCGACTTCCGCGTGTCCATCATGCCCTCCATCTTCGGCGAGGACGCGGTGCTGCGCATCCTGGACAAGCAGCGGCTGGCGGACGCCGTTCGAGGGCTCACGCTGGACTCGCTGGGCTTCGAGGAGCGCGATCGCGTCCTCATCCGGCGCTTCGCGAGTGAGCCCTACGGCATGCTGCTGGTGACGGGACCCACCGGCAGCGGCAAGACGACCACGCTGTATGCCGCGTTGTCCGAGACCAGCACGGGGCACGACAAGGTCATCACCATCGAGGACCCGGTGGAGTACCAGCTGCCGGGCGTGCTGCAGATCCCCGTGAACGAGCGCAAGGGGCTCACCTTCGCGCGCGGGTTGCGGTCCATCCTGCGCCACGACCCCGACCGCGTGATGGTCGGCGAGATCCGCGACCCGGAGACTGCGCAGATCGCGGTGCAGGCCGCGCTGACGGGTCACCTCGTGTTCACCACCGTGCACGCCAACAACGTCTTCGACGTGCTCGGCCGTTTCACGCACATGGAGGTGGACCCGTACAGCTTCGCGGCGGCGCTGACCGGCATCGTGGCGCAGCGGCTGGTGCGTCTGAACTGCCCGCACTGCAGCGAGCCGGTCACCCCGACCGAGGAGCAGCTGCAGTCATCGCTGCTGACGGGCGATACGTCCGGCTTCCGCTTCATGGCGGGCAGCGGCTGCGGCCAGTGCCGCAGCACCGGCCACCTCGGACGGACCGCGATCGCCGAGATCATGGTGATGAACGACGAACTGCGCGAAATGATCGTGGCGCGCGAACCGATCCGCGCGCTCAAGGAAGTGGCGCGCCGCGGCGGCACCCGCTTCCTGCGCGAGGCGGCGCTGGAACTGGTGCGCACCGGCAGGACGAGCTTGGAGGAGATCAACCGTGTCACTTTCGTGGCGTGA